In Chryseobacterium camelliae, one DNA window encodes the following:
- a CDS encoding VOC family protein translates to MPKLNPYLNFDGKAEEAFHFYKSVFGGEFLGEIYKMGNAPGTESLSEEEKNRVMHIALPIGDDLLMASDIVPGFGQKLNIGNSNYVSVFPDSRDEADRIFHALSEGGTIEMPIEDQCWGDYFGSFQDRYGIYWMINYNESYPK, encoded by the coding sequence ATGCCTAAACTTAATCCGTACCTAAATTTTGACGGAAAAGCAGAAGAAGCTTTTCATTTTTACAAATCCGTCTTCGGAGGGGAATTCCTGGGAGAAATTTACAAAATGGGAAATGCCCCCGGAACGGAAAGCCTTTCTGAAGAAGAGAAAAACCGCGTTATGCACATTGCACTTCCGATAGGAGATGATCTCCTCATGGCATCTGATATTGTTCCGGGTTTCGGACAGAAGCTGAATATCGGAAACAGCAATTATGTATCTGTTTTTCCCGATTCAAGGGACGAAGCAGACCGGATCTTCCATGCTCTTTCAGAGGGAGGAACCATTGAGATGCCTATTGAAGACCAGTGCTGGGGAGACTATTTCGGAAGCTTCCAGGACCGTTACGGAATATATTGGATGATCAATTATAATGAATCCTATCCAAAATAG
- a CDS encoding VOC family protein, with translation MEINQIYINLAVKNVQETKEFWTKLGFTADEQMSNEKGVCIVMKQGQISVMFLQEDYFRTFSEKPVPEAGTIQVLLALGLNSREEVDRMVATAVKNGSSQHEEPQDYNGMYQNSFWDINGYGWNIIYVDSPKLPE, from the coding sequence ATGGAAATCAATCAGATTTATATTAACCTTGCTGTGAAAAACGTTCAGGAAACAAAGGAATTCTGGACAAAGCTGGGTTTTACCGCCGACGAACAGATGTCAAATGAAAAGGGTGTATGTATTGTGATGAAACAGGGGCAGATATCGGTTATGTTTCTTCAGGAAGACTATTTCCGCACTTTTTCGGAAAAGCCTGTTCCGGAAGCCGGGACAATACAGGTGCTTCTTGCTTTAGGCCTGAACAGCCGTGAGGAGGTGGACCGGATGGTAGCTACCGCGGTAAAAAATGGATCTTCCCAACATGAAGAGCCTCAGGATTACAACGGGATGTACCAGAACTCTTTCTGGGATATCAATGGCTATGGCTGGAACATCATCTATGTTGATTCTCCAAAGCTCCCGGAATAA